The following is a genomic window from Trachemys scripta elegans isolate TJP31775 chromosome 7, CAS_Tse_1.0, whole genome shotgun sequence.
TGGCAGATGAGCAGACCCACCtggatgttttttgttgtttttttgcagtaGAACACACTTTGGGGTGTCTGAAAAGGCATTTCCCCCTTCTTCCTTGGCTGTGGCACTCTACAGCTGTCTGTTCCATATGTCCTCTTCCTCGCCTGTCTACCCCAAATGCTGGATCAGCTTTTTTAGGGGCTTTGTTGCTTTTGATGGAGCTGGCTGAATAATGCAGAACTTTGCTGCAAACTTTCCTCTAACTTCTTAATTCGTGccccttttgtgttcactttccatTGTGCAGCTGAATTCTGCCAGCAGGAAGTGCTGCATAGGGGTGCAGATTGGAAGCTTACAGGCTCTGATACAAGACGAAGAggaattttttatttgtttcttggCATCATTTGCACCAGGAACCAGATCGTTCAAACAGGGAACAGAAGCAGTGCCATATGACTTAGGAGACAGTCTCATCTCAGCAGTGCAGCCTAGAATTTGTAGTAGCGAGCCACAAATGCTGATGACTGAtcttgaagaagaaaaagaatagcTGGCCAATAGAAAAGGCAAAATTCATTGAATCTGCTAAGAATGTTTTCATGTAGCTGTAGGTGTTATTAGtttaaccccattgtgctaggcgatGTACAAACACAGGGAAAAAGCAAAAtatcagtccctgccccatagagCTTACATGAGGCACAGATTCGGGGGTCCGTCATCAAGCACAACATCCCAGGGGCTAATAGTCGCTGATTTAGTTTTTTGGAGATGCTTGTATGACCAGGCATTGTGGCAAGGCCATTCAGCCTTGAAAACATTGCACTGGACTTCTGCGCTTTTTGGGAAGCTTCCCTGTTCTTTGTCAACTCAGCGATCAGAAATCTGATACTGGTGAGGAGAGATGCAGTAGAACATTGGCTAGAGGAGAACACTGACTACAGATGAAATCCACCCTACTTGTCCCCTCTACAGAGAACAGAGAGAGCCTGGTGGTGAACTATGAAGATCTGGCTGCCCGGGAGCATGTCCTTGCCTACTTCCTGCCAGAGGCCCCGGCTGAAATGCTGAAGATCTTTGACGAAGCAGCCAAGGAAGTGGTGCTGGCCATGTACCCCAAATACGACCGGATTGCTCAGGAGATCCATGTCCGTATCTCGCATCTGCCTCTGGTGGAAGAGCTGCGGTCACTCAGGTAGGCAATGGAGTTGGTATGGATGATGGCTGGTCCTGTGAGGGCCTTTGGACCACGTGTTTGGGATGGTGAGGCTTGCTGGAGCTACACTGACTAAAGTTCTGTGTGAGAAAATAGGAACTCTGGGCTATGCTGGGGGAAGGATGCCAATGGATCCAGCCTGTCCCAGTAGGATGATGGGCTCTGTTATTAAAGTTGCTCAAAGATGATGTTTCTGATGCCCCAAAAGATAAACCACAAACCTGTGAGAATAGGCTCACTGATCAGTGTTCCCCATTGGGTATCATACCTGCGGTGCCTGCTGCAAGGAGGCTGTGGCAGGTCTTTCTGCCTTCCCTGGAGCCTGCCAATGTCTTCCCTTCTCTCTTTAGGCAGCTGCACTTGAACCAGTTGATCCGAACCAGTGGCGTAGTGACAAGCTGCACAGgggtcctgcctcagctcagcaTGGTCAAGTACAACTGTAGCAAGTGCAGCTTCATCCTGGGGCCCTTCTTCCAGTCCCAGAACCAGGAGGTGAAGCCCGGTTCCTGCCCAGAGTGTCAGTCGGTTGGCCCCTTTGAAATCAACATGGAAGAGGTAAAATTTAAACCCTTTATACAATGTTGACACATCTCCTGCGGTGGCACCTTCTTCCCACCTCTGTCCAATGAGGAACTGGATTGATGACAGGTCTGGTCCCTGGATCTGGATCCAGTTGTCTCTGGGCCTGAGAGTCCTTATCTGTTTGGCCGGTGTAAGGGCATGTCTGATAACATGTTGATCCCTATGCTATGTAGATACCTGAAGGTGTTGCAGGGTTGCAAACACTGAGCCTTCCAAACCACCCTCCTCTCCTCATTGTATGGCtaggggaactgagccacagagtcaCTGCAAGATAATAGCAGAACTACTAACTcaaagctcctggctcccagttgtTGACCTAACCACTATACCATGCTCTTCCCTACAAGCTGAGTGTCTTTACCCAAGTGTTTCAACAATGGAGCCAGGAGCTGGATGGGTAAACATAACTAAGCTCTCCGTCATGCAGGTGGGTGCTGGAGAGTGAAATGCTTTGTTCAGGGCAACATGGCAGAAGCTTCCGCCAATTCCAGAGTTGTCTAGGGCTAGAGGCCGTCCAGCAGACGGCCTCTAGCCCTAAAGCTACTTCTAATCAATCCCCAGCCAATCCTGGCCCCCGCTCTTTACTCAGAGCCTAGTAAAGTGTAAACTAACTGCTCCAGCACTCTCCCTGGCCTCTTCTGCAAAGGCCCTTTGAAAAGCACCCGTGCAGGCTTTAAGGGCATCTGACTCACTGTGCAACTCGCGTTTGTTATCCCAGACCCTCTACCAGAACTACCAGCGCATCAAAATCCAGGAGAGCCCTGGGAAGGTGGCAGCTGGCAGGCTGCCTCGCTCCAAGGATGCCATTCTCCTTGCTGACTTGGTCGACAGCTGCAAACCAGGGGATGAGATTGTAAGTCCGTTGGGGTGAGCGTGGAGCAGTTAAACTTATTCTCAGCCCTGTGGGGGGCATTGTGAGAACCTGGACTGTCACTTCCGTGTGTGTATGTGGTGATATTGGGGGCTGTCTTAGCTCTAAGACATGTCAGATTAGGCTTGAAAGTCGTGTTTCCAGTGTCTTGAGAATGGAGCATTAGTGGGAGGAGGAGACAGTCTCGGGCCAGGTAAATTGGTACTTTCCTGCTACCTAGACATTAACCTGCCTTGTCCCTTTCTGTGCCTTCTAGGAGCTAACGGGGATCTATCACAACAACTATGATGGCTCACTGAACACAGCCAATGGATTCCCAGTATTTGCAACAGTGATCATGGCAAATCACATTGCCAAGAAAGATAACAAGGTGGCAGTTGGGGAACTGACTGATGAGGACATGAAGGTTATCATAGGCCTGTCTAAGGATGAGCAAATTGGGGAGAAAGTGAGTCTGCTTGAAACATTTCTCCTCCTGGCAGCTAGTTGTTTGCATGAGTCCAGATCAGAGAACAAAGTTAAACTGTGTGATATTATAGTGGGACATCTCAAGTTAGAGGGACACCATCAGCTCAAAAATCAGCTTCTCTCTGAAAATGTCTTGCCCCCTGTAGTGCTAAGATGGCTGTCAACGAGAGTGAGAAACTGAAGAGAGGTGGATGAGACACTTAGTTTGCTTTGTAAATTTTTGTCAGCACTTTGTGTAGGGGCAACTTCACCATTCCTCCTGGATAGTTAATTCCCATCTTGTTTGTACAAGCCTTTCACACCATAACAGGGATAAACTAGGAAAAGGTGACTGAGGAAGCCACTGGACTTGACAGAGAGACTCCACAGGGGCAGTTCTGAAACGAGATTGATGCCAGTTGATGGGTGTCTCCCTGAAGTAGTGGCTGCCTAGTGGAGAGAGCAGAAAGAAGATCTAGCTCCAGTGTTCCGCATCTCATCTCTTGTCTCTCTTGCCTTGCTCTGTAAGGGCAAGTGCCTAAAACGAGCATCTTCCCCTTAAAACATTCTGTCCCTGCGCCGCCTTAAAAGGAGGGTTGTGATTTCAGGTTGGCAAGGAATAAGACTGGCTTAAACTGTTCAGTTAGCAACCCTGTAACCTGCCACGACCCGAGTTGATACACTAAAGGACGCAGAGCCAGATTAAGCACCTATAGGGCAGGAAGCGTAATGTGGTGGGTTCAGATCCTTTAGCAAGGATGAGATCTCGGTCATCTCTATCCTGTCTTTAATTGCAGAGTCTGATGTTTGTAACTTTACTTCCACTGGGTGGAGCTGATACATCTATAAAGCCAGAGTTTTGGAAATAAAACTTCAGTTCTTTGTCCAAAAAAAAGTAGGTTTGAAATCAGTAGTGACCAATATCCAACATTTTGACAGAAATTGCTTTCTTTGGGCATGCAAAAAAACAATTGCCTGTAATCTAAATACTTGGTCTTCAGCCATTAATCTGCACAGCAGATCACCAGTCTTAGTtattcctgctgataatagtcaAATATTAATGTATCAGTTAAACAGGCTTCAGCCAGAATCAGGATCTCTAACCCAGAACACAAAGTAACACCTACAGTCTCTTTGCTGTATTTAGTGTGAAGTATGAATGTAGTGGTAATAGCGAATCCTGCACTGGATTGCACATTGTGTTCTGCTCATCAACACGGGGCTATCATAGAACCTTTGTGGCGTATCGGTCGTATTATTGCATTGATGCGATGTTCCTCTCTATATAATAAAGGAATCCTTGATGTCAGCAGGGTGACTTCAACCACTGATTAGAATAGCCGTGTAGCTAATGAGTCTTGCTGCTTTTCATGCTAAATGTTAAATACAATGCGCCACTGAAAACTCTTCTGCCTTTCCTTTCAGATCTTTGCCAGCATTGCTCCATCTATTTATGGGcatgaagacatcaagagaggCCTGGCCCTTGCCCTGTTTGGTGGTGAACCCAAAAACCCTGGTAGGTGTGTTGTCAGTTGTATTCAGTGTGTGATTCCAGACCTGTTTCTACTGGTGCAGTGAAGGAaattaggaattatttttgtaatgtgaCTTCTGGGTAAGAAGATCAGGAGTAGTAGAGTAAGGGGATGTCTCTGTGAATAGAACTAGGAACATATGTTCCACTCTACCGGAGTAGAAACACATAGTGAAGACGAGGTCCCGGCTCTGAAGAGCTAGAATTTAGGCCCCTAGCATCATGGGTTTAACATACCTCTGCCCCAAGCATTCTGGGTTTAGTGTCCTTGTGCAGGTCTCATGCCTGGGGAACCCTCACTGCTTCCTCCTTGTGTACGGAGTGTCTTATTTCAACTGGGGGAAGAAATGCGACATTGCACACCTAGATGTAAAAGAACCAGGTTCCACAAGGGGAGGGCTGAAATGTGTACTAGATGTGTCCCTGGGCCAGCCATGTGTACTAGAGCTCAGTGACCCTGGATCTCTTGCAGATCTATTTGGGTGGATTTTTGCACTTGCGTAACTCCATTGGCAAGTGAATTGGGAACCCCTCAAAATGTTCACAACTCTCACTGAAGGTGGCGGCGGGTGGGAGGCGAAGAGGGAGGCAGAAGGAATTGATCTTTAAACAAGACTTCCTGGCTTTTGCTCAGGAAGTAGTGTTCTGAGTGCCAATGGACCCACTTGCACATTCCTGGTCTGAGGGAAACCATCAGATTTCACGGTTcttgccaaactctaacaaacCCTGAACGCCCAACGCTGTATTTCTTAAGTTTCCCTGTCAAACACTCACCCCTTCCTAGTGCTCTTGTTTCCTTTCGATTACATACTGCTCCATTAGAGGGCAGTATCATTGTTAAAGTGTATAAAAGCTACTTTTCCCTAAGTCCTCTCCTATTTCTGACCTGGCTGTAGGTGGCAAACACAAAGTCCGTGGTGATATCAATGTCTTGCTTTGCGGAGATCCAGGCACAGCCAAATCTCAGTTCCTCAAGTATGTGGAGAAGGTGTCCAGCAGAGCCATCTTCACCACTGGCCAGGGTGCTTCTGCTGTTGGTCTGACTGCCTATGTTCAGAGGCACCCAGTCAGCAGAGAGTGGACCCTGGAGGCAGGGGCACTGGTGCTGGCAGACAGGGGTGTCTGCTTGATAGATGAGTTTGACAAGGTGAGCACCGACTTATCTACGCAGTAAAGCAGAGTTAATGGGGTGTGGGTTAGGGGCTCTCTTGGCTGAGGAGTTCAGTGGCTCAtgactcctcccccccaccaccaatgTTTTATCTGTTGCTTGTGGAAGAGAATGACCCAGGCTGGTGTGGATGCCCTTTGTTAGGCTCCAGCTAGGCTCACAATGCAGTTCACGTGCGTGTGTGATGCTCAGGAAAGTTATCAAAGTCCCCTTCATGCAGTGCCCCCCCGCTGAAGCACTTCATCCCTGACCTGGAGGGATGAAGGGAGCTCAGATTGTCTCCCATTCATTCTTTGGTCTCTGGGGCTAACGAGTGACCATTCTGGTGGTGTGGTGCCAGTGTCATTAGGACCTGCATGGAGACACTGTTTCCCATAGGCCACTGAGACCTCATCAGGTGGTGTGAGCTATCACTTGCTACTGAGCTGGGCCAGATTTTAATGGGTCTCCTAAGAGCAAGTGAAAGTTGGATTTGCCACCACAGTTGACTAGAGGGGGCTGGCCTGAATCCGAGCCATCTGCTGAGCTCCCCACAGGTCCAGCAGCAGGTAGGTAAGGCATGAATCTGAGGATCTAAGGGCAGTTTGTAGCAGTGAAGGAAGCAGATGCCTCCTGTTCTTGAAATATCTGTGCCCCCTAAACTAGGGCTCATGGATCCACCCTACATCCTCTCCTGCCCGGGGAAATGTTAAAACAAGTTTCTCAGCTCTGTATGGCAAGCTCTTGTGAAGTGGGTGGggactggtgattttttttttttcccctctccctcccttcccgcTGCAACCCTGGCAGCACGCACCTAGTGTAGGCTCCTGGAAATTGGACCATGAGGCCCTGTGTAACATGTTCCTTCACTCTTGGCCTCCTGCAGGATAGTGGGCACCAGTGTATGTTAAAGTCTTTGCTTTCTCCTAGATGAACGACCAGGACAGGACCAGCATCCACGAAGCCATGGAGCAGCAAAGCATCTCCATCTCGAAGGCTGGCATAGTCACCTCTCTGCAGGCCCGCTGCACAATTATTGCTGCTGCCAACCCTATAGGTAAGTACCTGGGGACCAGGAGAGCAGGGAGTCCCTGTCTCAGACCCATGGTATCAGTTTTGCAGTCACCAGAACTGCTGCACTGCCTCTTTATGTACCTCTGGTCAGCAGACCCTCTAACTCTGTTATTGCATGTGCCGTCTGGAGACAGAAACCATACCCACAGGAACAAGGTTATGATGCTGGATGAAGGGTCTCATGGGGGGGCACATGAGCTTGTTTGACCATGAGGGAATCCGTCTGTGATGCAGGTGGGCGCTATGACCCGTCGCTGACTTTCTCGGAGAACGTGGATCTGACTGAGCCCATCATCTCTCGATTCGATGTCCTGTGTGTGGTGAGAGACACGGTGGACCCAGTTCAGGTACAGGCCAAAATGTGACCCACAGCTTATGTGGTGGTAGGggtgccactgcccatgctgacAGGGAGCTGGTTGGGTTCTGATGCCTACCATGCTGTGATAGCACTGAAGTGGTGGGAAGAGGGGCATAGGGCAGAGCTACCCCTTGCCTTGGTGCTTTTGCCAAGTGAAGTCTCCCAAGCCTCAGCAGGTCATTGACTACAGGCCGCTTGGGGGCCCCAACCTCCACCCCTAAGACTTATCTCATTCCAGCCACGTTCCTTTCATCCAATTCCTTGAATGCCTCTCCCTCTGTCTCCATTTCACCCTGTGGCCAGTTGAGTAACTAACTCCTTGAATTGGCCATTCAGGGCATGGAGAGAGGATTGCACCACACCCCTTCCCTCGAGGCAAGAGAGCTTCATCCCCCCCATTCTCCGCAAAGACGCCACAACATCTCCCAGCATCATCCAGAGCCTTACTCAAACCTAGGTGTCTATCAGGGCTGTGTACAGCCCCATCCTTCATGCTGTGAGAGCTCCTCTAATTGTGTCTCCTCCTGGGGCACTTCCCCTTCAGCGTAGTGAGGATTTCCACCCTGCCCCAAAAAAGAATGACATTGCTTCTATAAATGTGACTTGTCCCTATTGCAGCACAGTCTCCACCCGGCAACTGGCTGAGATTCCCTTTTGGAACCAGTGCACATGGCTCCAACATGCACTGGGGTCTCTGTCGAATGCCATGAGGCCCCTGCTCCCCTTTTCCAAAGACCGAGTGTGACTCTTCAAGTCTTAGCCAGCCTGTGACGGCCTGGGAATCAGTCTGGGTCCCCTTGTCTGAGTACAACCATTGGCCGACTGCGCACCTATCCCCAAGCTTCTGctaggtcatagaatatcaggattagaagggacctcaggaggtcatctagtccaaccccctgctcaaagcaggaccaatcatgaaatcccagatccttaaatggccccctcaaggagtgaactcacaactctgggtttagcaggccaatgctcaaaccactgagctgtctatctgcagcacacagctgcgtgGTTGAATTCAGCTGCAGTAGCAGCGATGGCCTGTTACTCCTACCATTGTCCTGCAGGACGAGATGTTAGCCCGATTTGTCGTGGGAAGCCACATAAAACACCACCCTGGCAGCAAAGACTTAGTGAATGGAGATGCCCAGGAGATTATCCTCCCTAACACCTATGGCGTGGATCCCATCCCCCAAGAGATCCTGAAGAAATACATCATCTATGCCAAGGAGAAGGTCCACCCTAAGCTAAACCAGATGGACCAAGACAAGGTAGCCCGGATGTACAGTGATCTCCGGAAGGAGTCCATGGTGAGTAGACTTAAATAAAGGGCTAAGTGGGGGGAGCTACCTGGATCAGGAGTGGACTATCCCAAGATCTTCCTACTTGTTCATGTTGTGTCCCTCATCGTAGTATCTGGGTATGAAGCTCTGGGTCGCCTTGCCAAAAGGACTGGACTGTGTCCAATGTTGTAGAAACACCTGGTAAATAAGTGGTTCTGCCTCATCTGAATGTAAAGGTACATAGGTTAGTAGTGAGGTTTTGTATGCCACAAGGCTAATACGTTCTGCTCCATTGCGCTCTCTGGTAGGAATCAATGGAGATATCTTAAATATATTGGCTTTGCTGCTGTGGAATCCCATAAGCTCCTGCTGCGTCTTTGGACTTCCTTTGAGGTGGTCACATTCTCCACCTTCACCcctgggggctgagggaagcgcTATGGCTGCAGTGCTTTCCCATTGAGCCTATGGACTCCTCCCGAGGGATCCTGGATCTTCCTCTTCTCAACTGAATCTGATGGGGCCACAAGGAGTTTCATGGACCTTGGGAAAATGTAGTTTAATGTCTGacttaatctgtttttttttttttttaaattccctgctaagaattgggggggggggggaataacccTTTCATGCCTCTCAtcataaaaaaagcaaaataagggGCAAGAGCACCTTTATAGCTCACCTTTAAGTGAATTAATGGTGTAGTCTGTCTAGGCCCATAAGTATCAATTGCCTTTCCCCATATTGCACTATGCCTGCCAGCAGGTGGTGCGGTTTCCTTGGTTTCTGAAGCTTCTTGGTCATGAGGGTTCATGACCAGTCACCTACAGTAGGTAGCCTTGCATCTCAAGCAGACATGCATGGGCT
Proteins encoded in this region:
- the MCM2 gene encoding DNA replication licensing factor MCM2 (The sequence of the model RefSeq protein was modified relative to this genomic sequence to represent the inferred CDS: added 18 bases not found in genome assembly) produces the protein MADSSESQNVATSPARSSRRDAFTSSPGRDLPPFEDESEGLLGTEGLPEEEEDGEELIGDGMERDYRPIPELDVYEPEGLALDDEDVEELTASQREAAEQAMRQRDRELDRGLGRMRRGLLYDSDDEDEDRPSRKRRLAERAADGAEEEDEDMIESIENLEDMKGHSVREWVSMAAPRLEIYHRFKNFLKTHVDDHGHNVFKERISDMCKENRESLVVNYEDLAAREHVLAYFLPEAPAEMLKIFDEAAKEVVLAMYPKYDRIAQEIHVRISHLPLVEELRSLRQLHLNQLIRTSGVVTSCTGVLPQLSMVKYNCSKCSFILGPFFQSQNQEVKPGSCPECQSVGPFEINMEETLYQNYQRIKIQESPGKVAAGRLPRSKDAILLADLVDSCKPGDEIELTGIYHNNYDGSLNTANGFPVFATVIMANHIAKKDNKVAVGELTDEDMKVIIGLSKDEQIGEKIFASIAPSIYGHEDIKRGLALALFGGEPKNPGGKHKVRGDINVLLCGDPGTAKSQFLKYVEKVSSRAIFTTGQGASAVGLTAYVQRHPVSREWTLEAGALVLADRGVCLIDEFDKMNDQDRTSIHEAMEQQSISISKAGIVTSLQARCTIIAAANPIGGRYDPSLTFSENVDLTEPIISRFDVLCVVRDTVDPVQDEMLARFVVGSHIKHHPGSKDLVNGDAQEIILPNTYGVDPIPQEILKKYIIYAKEKVHPKLNQMDQDKVARMYSDLRKESMATGSIPITVRHIESMIRMAEAHARIHLRDYVVEDDVNMAIRVMLESFIDTQKFSVMRSMRKTFSRYLAFRRDNNELLLFILKQLVAEQVMYQRNRYGAQQDTIEVPEKDLVDKARQINIHTLSAFYDSELFKMNKFSRDVKRKVIVQQF